Part of the Cottoperca gobio chromosome 1, fCotGob3.1, whole genome shotgun sequence genome, tgaCCCCAACTGACCCCAAAACATAAGTAATGTCACTATGTAGGATAACATACGGTACATTTCTTTGTCTtcatcatttctgtattttgtcaCCTTCAAAGGATTAGCACTTCAATACTTTTCTACATATTGGCTTTTTGTAAACTCAGAAGAAAAGGTAaagaacatgtttacacataGAGCAGTGGGGACAACACAACATGAATGTTAACCcattgtactgtatatactgtgttGAGTATCTTTACTAATGAAAAGACGTACCTCTTATAAAAAGTGTGTGGACGCTGCATTGGACTTCATCTGGAAATATTTGGAAGACACAGCTGTAGAAACCAGAGTCATTCACGGTCAGCTGGCTGATAGTGATAGTGTTGCTCTCCAGAGATCCGTTTGTCTGAATCCTGTTTAAGAATGTAACTCCAGGGGTGATTTTGTCAGTCGAATGTTGACACGGGTGATAATACAGCACTTGTTTCTGCTTCGCATGATACTGATTCAGATACAGATACATCCCATCATACTTTTTCTTGCCGCTGGGACATCCTGCGGAGGAACACCTCAAGGTGACGTTCTCGCCAGACTCTCGCCACATTGCATCGTTACCTGtcataaaagagaaaaactgtTTAAATTCCACAAAGTAGAAGCACATTTCTGCAAGCAGCAACTGAAACTATTTCTGCACAGTTTCAAAAGTATTCTTCTCAGCTGGTCTCGTGAACATCGTTGCATGCAGACTTCAATTACAGTCGAAggttctttaaatgttttaagaaaagTAAATGGTCATACCTGCATTGGCAGAAACACAGAGTAACAGTGTGAACCAACAGAGACGCATCATCTCGGCGCACTAACTGCatcctgtctttgtctcttaCAT contains:
- the LOC115007442 gene encoding uncharacterized protein LOC115007442, giving the protein MMRLCWFTLLLCVSANAGNDAMWRESGENVTLRCSSAGCPSGKKKYDGMYLYLNQYHAKQKQVLYYHPCQHSTDKITPGVTFLNRIQTNGSLESNTITISQLTVNDSGFYSCVFQIFPDEVQCSVHTLFIRGVAPCSISAQVPCALTSEKSPPLVVIIIAACIISTLVTMIFVLLILPRVKQRICRRRSVQQVSNDYVYEVMTKSGLRPAQERSLSSPYDLD